CGGCGATGCGGGTCCTGGTAACGGGCGGGGCGGGATTCATTGGCTCTGCCGTCTGCCGGCATCTGGTTGCGAGCGGCGCCGAGCGTGTCGTCAATGTCGACAAGCTGACCTATGCCGGTAATCTCGCGTCCTTGCGGGCCGTCGAAGCGCAGCCGAACTACGCCTTCTATCGCGTCGACGTGTGCAATGAGCACGCGCTCCTGGACATCATGCGCCGCGAGCGCATCGACAAAGTGATGCACCTTGCGGCCGAGAGCCATGTCGACCGGTCGATCGAAGGGCCGAACGCCTTTGCCGAAACCAATGTCGTCGGCACGGTGCGCCTGCTCTGCGCCGCGCTGACCTACTGGTTGGAACTTGATGCCGACGCCCGCGACGGATTCCGTTTCCACCATGTCTCGACCGACGAGGTTTTCGGTGATCTCCCCTTCGACAGTGGCTTCTTCTCCGAGGAGACGCGCTACCAACCGTCCTCGCCCTATGCCGCGTCGAAGGCGGCGGCGGATCACTTCGTTCGCGCCTGGCATCACACCTACGGACTGCCGGTGGTGCTTACCAACTGCTCCAACAATTACGGCCCGTTCCATTTCCCGGAAAAACTGATCCCGCTCGTCATCATCAATGCCCTTGAGGAGAGGCCGCTGCCGATCTATGGAACCGGTGCGAACGTCCGCGACTGGCTTCATGTGGACGATCATGCGCGGGCGCTCGAGCTTGTGATGACGAAGGGCAGACCGGGAGAGAGCTACAACATCGGTGCGCGTGCCGAGCGTAGCAATCTCTCGGTGGTGGAGAACATCTGTGACCTGCTCGACGTCCGTTTGCCGCGTAGAAGCGGCAGACGCTACCGAGATCTGATCGCGTTTGTCTCCGACCGGCCGGGCCATGATCGGCGCTACGCGATCGACCCCTCGAAGATCGAGCGGGAACTTGGCTGGAGGCCGAAGCGGGGGTTCGAGGCCGGCCTGAGCGAGACGGTCGATTGGTACCTCGCCAACGGCTGGTGGTGGGAGCCGATTCGCCATGAGCGCTATGCGGGCGCCCGTCTCGGCGAACAACGTCGGAGGGCCCGATGAGGATTGTCGTCACAGGCTGCAACGGGCAACTGGCCCAAAGCCTTGTCGAACGCTCGCGCAAGCGGGCGGACATCGAGGTGGTGAGGGTCGGGCGGCCGCATCTCGATCTGGCGCGCGCGGAAACGATTCTGCCCGCGATCGAGCGCTGCCGTCCCGATCTTGTCATCTCGGCTGCCGCCTATACCGCCGTCGACCAGGCCGAGGCCGAGCCGGAATTGGCGCTCGCCGTCAATGCCACGGGGGCAGGCGCGGTTTCCGAAGCGGCCGCCCTTCTCGGGCTGCCGGTCATCCATGTTTCCACCGATTACGTCTTCGACGGGAGCAAGGAAGGCGCCTATGTCGAGGACGATCCACCGGCTCCGCTGAGCGTCTATGGTGCGACCAAGCTTGCTGGCGAAAAAGCCGTGGCGGCGGCAAATCCACGCCATCTGATCTTGCGCACGGCATGGGTTTACAGTCCCTTCGGAAAGAATTTCGTGAAGACCGTGCTGCGGCTTGCGGAGAACCGCGAGGAGATTCAGGTCGTGGCCGACCAATGGGGCAATCCGTCCTCGGCGCTCGACATCGCGGAGGCCGTGCTCGAGGTGGCGGCGCGAATGATCCAAGCCAGAGATGACAGCGTTTTCGGCGTCTATCACCTCGTCGGCACGGGCGTCACCAACCGTGCGGATCTGGCGCGCCATGTCCTGGCGGTGAGCCGCACCCGCGGCGGCCCCTGGTCCATTGTCCGAGACGTCACGACAGCCCATTTCCCGACGCCGGCGCGCCGTCCTGCCAATTCAAGCCTGTCGACAGCGAGGTTCGCGGCGACGTTCGGCTGCGTCATGCCCGCCTGGCAGCACTCGGTTGAGACGGCGGTGGAGCGGCTCCTCCGAGACGGACGGCGCTGAATCTTTACAGGGGTGCGCCCTCCGTTCCGAACCAGCGGCCAGGCGTTCGTCTCAGGAGAATGCGGCGGCAGAGCCTATAGCTGCCATCACGAATCCGCATGGTTTCATCATTTCGTTTCATGGACGGAGCGACGATCCCGCCTTGACACGAGGATCGTTCGATTTACAGTTTATGTTGTCAGACATCTTACAGGAACGGGAACCCACGGCTAACGAAAAACAGGAGGAATGCGTGAAAAGACTGTTTACACAGCTTGCCATCGGCGTCGCCGCGCTGGCCTTTGCGACTGCGGCACAGGCGGGTGAAACGCTCGACCGGGTCATGGGCAAGAAGGCCATGGTGGTCGCCACCAATAGCGGCTGGCCGCCCCAGAGCTACCTCGACGACAGCAATCAACTCGTCGGCTTTGACATCGACGTCTCCAAGGAAATCGCCAAGCGGCTCGGGGTCGAGGTCAGCTTCGAGACGCCCGACTGGGCCACGCTGACCGGCGGTCGCTGGCAGGGACGCTACGATCTCGGCGTCGGCTCGGTCACCCCGACAAAGGCGCGCGCCCAGGTGATCGACTTCGCCGGCATTTATTACTACAGCCCTTATGTCTATGTCCTGCACAAGGACAGCCAGGCGAAGGCCGTTGCCGACCTCAACGGCAAGATCATCGGAGTCGAGACGGCGACGACGTCGGAAGACTACATCCGCCGCCAGTTGGAAATCGATGCACCCGGCCTACCGCCGGTCGAGTACAAGCTGGAGCCGGGCGAAATCCGCACCTTCGCCGACTCCATGCTGCCTTTCGACGATCTGCGTCTCGGCGACGGCGTGCGCTTGGACGCGGTCATTGCGCCGGAGCAGACCGCGCTCAACGCGATCAAGAATGGCTACCCGCTGCGCGTTCTCAATGGCGAATATGCCTTCAAGGAGCCGTTGGTGGTGATTGCCGAGAAGGTCGACGCGGACTGGACGAAGAAGGTCGGCGACATCATCGCCGAGATGAAGAAGGACGGTACGCTCGCGGCCCTGACCACCAAGTGGTACGGCAAGGATTATAGCGCCGACTGATGTCGCCGGATCGTGATTTGGACCTCACCGGCCAGATCGCGATCCTGATCCGACCCGGCGACGTGTGGGCGCGGCATGCGGCGGGCACCGCCCGCTACGCCTTGTGCCGCGCCGGCACCGCTCCAGAATCCACCGTCAAGCGACCTTTGCACGAGAGAAGATGTCCTATCCCGAGACCTATTACACACAGACTTTGGCCGACGCGAAGGTCAGACCAGTCCTGTCAGAAGTGATCGAATGCGACACCGTTATCGTCGGAGGAGGGCTTGCAGGTCTGACAACCGCGCTGCAGCTCGCGCGCGCCGGCCAATCGGTTGTCGTGCTCGAGGCGGAAAGCGTCGGCTTCGGCGCTTCCGGCCGCAATGGCGGCTTCGTCAGCCCCGGCTTTGCTACCGGCAGCGCCGAGATCGCCCGC
The Ensifer sp. WSM1721 genome window above contains:
- the rfbB gene encoding dTDP-glucose 4,6-dehydratase codes for the protein MRVLVTGGAGFIGSAVCRHLVASGAERVVNVDKLTYAGNLASLRAVEAQPNYAFYRVDVCNEHALLDIMRRERIDKVMHLAAESHVDRSIEGPNAFAETNVVGTVRLLCAALTYWLELDADARDGFRFHHVSTDEVFGDLPFDSGFFSEETRYQPSSPYAASKAAADHFVRAWHHTYGLPVVLTNCSNNYGPFHFPEKLIPLVIINALEERPLPIYGTGANVRDWLHVDDHARALELVMTKGRPGESYNIGARAERSNLSVVENICDLLDVRLPRRSGRRYRDLIAFVSDRPGHDRRYAIDPSKIERELGWRPKRGFEAGLSETVDWYLANGWWWEPIRHERYAGARLGEQRRRAR
- the rfbD gene encoding dTDP-4-dehydrorhamnose reductase: MRIVVTGCNGQLAQSLVERSRKRADIEVVRVGRPHLDLARAETILPAIERCRPDLVISAAAYTAVDQAEAEPELALAVNATGAGAVSEAAALLGLPVIHVSTDYVFDGSKEGAYVEDDPPAPLSVYGATKLAGEKAVAAANPRHLILRTAWVYSPFGKNFVKTVLRLAENREEIQVVADQWGNPSSALDIAEAVLEVAARMIQARDDSVFGVYHLVGTGVTNRADLARHVLAVSRTRGGPWSIVRDVTTAHFPTPARRPANSSLSTARFAATFGCVMPAWQHSVETAVERLLRDGRR
- a CDS encoding transporter substrate-binding domain-containing protein; the encoded protein is MKRLFTQLAIGVAALAFATAAQAGETLDRVMGKKAMVVATNSGWPPQSYLDDSNQLVGFDIDVSKEIAKRLGVEVSFETPDWATLTGGRWQGRYDLGVGSVTPTKARAQVIDFAGIYYYSPYVYVLHKDSQAKAVADLNGKIIGVETATTSEDYIRRQLEIDAPGLPPVEYKLEPGEIRTFADSMLPFDDLRLGDGVRLDAVIAPEQTALNAIKNGYPLRVLNGEYAFKEPLVVIAEKVDADWTKKVGDIIAEMKKDGTLAALTTKWYGKDYSAD